In Mastacembelus armatus chromosome 4, fMasArm1.2, whole genome shotgun sequence, the following are encoded in one genomic region:
- the LOC113129140 gene encoding proteoglycan 4 isoform X1, with protein sequence MDQQEGPVDFKALMAKFQDEELHLKQPKHKPVLREKPKVVSPPQSPSHYLPAGARPSLLSSINQSLDTKTMTVPRVVFKDEKESKMPLIQPNSKGKGKSEEKLKVGKDKSRNGSKEKLDASLGWKQKKENSKDKKLPLVLPIVQNESTAELVPATPPPKATTPKKKGFLGLKKSTKRDSMEVLADPILDTPSLDLSGQAPLIPVPPDFGDSPSEPEISIPKALLPNSLSSQSSVIVESIPTSVIPASPNVTLPPAFIPSTPTPKVPTPENEPPLKIETPALPISRPANQNEINLNTPSTDPTHPTTHAISSPLPVAYTRSPPPPEPEVAAEAGIEAVNIAAVQKPPSPVIDPPSTLSSPKARGPISALSVLERVEDKSPGKKTSPADHRVFSALEKARRKTTSSLTNPTTPPSFTPPPEEFPIPQSPTHSFMEFPPIDYEDKARNTYPPKPAQVNGIDHYGITDEGPDAVPELLMVPPPPPKKLLNDPESLGPAQEKTARLPSINLNEFIPPPVIDDAPEILEANAPKFDDVASNAHSPQLLKAERGNGEYTGPDTVDGQNLPDFYNNGANTPGTAVHAAPAHGDEYQYKFFQEFPPPAGPIAEVGNGEYRNRDNIYEEISAASKKKGKTDGGKKRKGAPKNPYKEAAQETTEEKTKTGRFGKSDKKAIAEGPDDKELKKKEKQRLEKEKKELKEKKEKEKKEQKERGKRNEKKKENEMMKKFNITGQEDAIYQAKATVTTKGRKNDLPLRSGDVISIIRTNNCPKGKWLAKDSSNNYGYVAVDHVELDIKEMMEMGKKATISHKTTNQAYEGEVTSTGSRASNGYPLSTGSFTDDSEEWTGDEDDPLSPAPETVNPLAPVGHNRTISMPDMGNKDLSISHQHSRSDIHTDGAHIQARHEALQKLATFFRSPKPVEPAASSTEPQTSPVHVQEAAVHPPQASSTQEMDFDHPDMLILPPPDLYADLTME encoded by the exons ATGGATCAG CAGGAGGGCCCAGTAGATTTTAAGGCCCTGATGGCCAAGTTCCAGGATGAAGAGCTCCACTTGAAGCAACCCAAGCACAAACCTGTTCTACGAGAGAAACCAAAGGTAGTCTCTCCACCCCAGAGCCCCTCTCATTACCTCCCTGCAGGAGCACGCCCCTCCCTGCTATCCTCCATCAACCAGAGCTTGGATACAAAGACAATGACAGTCCCTAGAGTGGTCTTCAAGGATGAGAAGGAGAGCAAAATGCCTCTGATCCAGCCTAACTCAAAAGGAAAAGGCAAGAGTGAAGAGAAGCTGAAAGTGGGTAAGGACAAGTCAAGAAATGGAAGCAAAGAGAAACTTGATGCTTCTTTAGGCTggaagcagaagaaagaaaacagtaagGACAAGAAGCTCCCACTGGTGCTCCCTATAGTACAGAATGAGAGCACAGCAGAGCTTGTACCAGCCACACCTCCACCTAAAGCCACAACACCAAAGAAGAAAGGCTTCCTAGGTCTCAAGAAGTCAACAAAAAGAGATTCGATGGAGGTCCTAGCTGATCCCATCCTAGACACCCCCAGTTTAGATCTTTCTGGACAAGCTCCACTTATCCCAGTACCTCCTGACTTTGGTGATTCACCATCAGAGCCTGAAATCTCCATACCAAAGGCTCTTCTACCTAACAGCCTTTCATCTCAGTCCAGTGTTATTGTGGAAAGTATCCCGACCTCAGTTATCCCTGCCTCTCCCAACGTCACCCTACCTCCTGCCTTTATTCCCAGTACCCCCACTCCAAAAGTACCAACACCAGAAAATGAACCCCCACTTAAGATAGAAACTCCTGCCTTGCCCATTTCCAGACCTGCCAACCAAAATGAAATCAATCTGAATACACCCAGCACTGACCCAACCCATCCAACCACTCATGCCATCTCCAGTCCTCTCCCAGTGGCTTACACACgatctccaccacctcctgagccTGAGGTTGCAGCTGAGGCTGGTATAGAGGCTGTGAACATAGCTGCAGTGCAGAAACCCCCTTCTCCAGTCATAGACCCTCCATCTACTCTATCGTCTCCCAAAGCTCGGGGCCCGATCTCAGCACTGTCAGTTCTTGAGAGGGTCGAGGACAAGTCTCCAGGGAAGAAGACTTCTCCAGCTGACCACAGGGTTTTCAGTGCTTTGGAGAAGGCACGCAGGAAGACGACCAG CTCATTGACAAACCCCACCACACCTCCCTCCTTCACCCCTCCACCTGAAGAATTTCCCATTCCTCAGAGCCCCACCCACTCTTTCATGGAGTTCCCACCGATTGATTATGAAGATAAGGCAAGAAACACATACCCACCGAAACCAGCACAAGTTAACGGCATCGACCACT ACGGCATCACTGACGAGGGACCTGATGCTGTCCCAGAGCTGTTGATGGttccacctcctccacccaaAAAACTCCTCAATGACCCAGAGTCTTTGGGTCCTGCTCAGGAGAAGACTGCCAGACTTCCCTCAATCAATCTGAATGAATTCATCCCTCCTCCTGTGATAGATGATG CTCCTGAGATCTTAGAGGCTAATGCCCCTAAGTTTGATGATGTGGCTTCAAATGCTCACTCTCCACAGCTGCTCAAGGCGGAGCGGGGGAATGGCGAGTACACTGGTCCAGATACAGTAGATGGACAGAACCTTCCAGACTTTTACAACAATGGGGCAAACACTCCAGGAACAGCTGTCCATGCAGCACCAGCTCATGGAGATGAATACCAGTATAAATTCTTCCAAGAATTTCCCCCGCCAGCAGG GCCTATAGCTGAAGTTGGCAATGGTGAATATCGGAACAGAGATAACATCTATGAGGAGATCAGCGCTGCCtcaaagaagaaaggaaagaccGATGGCGGCAAGAAACGCAAAGGGGCACCAAAGA ATCCATATAAAGAAGCAGCACAGGAAACA ACTGAAGAGAAAACCAAGACAGGCAGGTTTGGCAA GAGTGACAAAAAGGCCATCGCAGAAGGGCCAGATGACAAAGAGctcaaaaagaaagagaagcagcgcctggaaaaggagaagaaggagctaaaggagaaaaaggaaaaagagaagaaagaacagaaagagagaggaaagagaaatgagaaaaagaaggagaatgAGATGATGAAGAAATTCAAT ATCACAGGGCAGGAAGATGCCATATACCAGGCAAAGGCAACTGTAACTACAAAAGGACGAAAGAACGATCTTCCGCTCCGGAGTGGAGACGTCATCAGTATCATAAGAACAAACAACTGTCCCAAGGGCAAATGGCTGGCCAAggacagcagcaacaact ATGGGTATGTTGCAGTGGACCATGTGGAGTTGGACATTAAGGAGATGATGGAGATGGGGAAAAAGGCTACAATCTCCCATAAGACCACCAACCAGGCTTATGAGGGAGAGGTTACCAGCACAGGGAGCAG ggCCTCAAACGGCTATCCACTGTCCACAGGAAGTT TCACAGATGACAGTGAGGAGTGGACTGGTGATGAAGATgaccctctctctcctgccccTGAAACTGTTAATCCACTGGCTCCTGT GGGTCATAACAGGACAATCTCCATGCCAGACATGG GAAACAAAGATCTTAGCATAAGTCACCAGCACAGCCGCAGTGACATCCATACAGATGGTGCCCACATCCA AGCAAGACATGAAGCACTTCAGAAGTTGGCAACATTTTTCCGTTCACCCAAACCTGTAGAGCCAGCTGCCAG cagTACTGAACCACAGACAA GTCCTGTGCATGTGCAGGAAGCAGCAGTTCACCC GCCTCAAGCTAGTTCAACGCAGGAAATGGATTTTGATCATCCTGATATGCTCATTTTACCTCCTCCCGACTTGTATGCCGACCTGACCATGGAGTAA
- the LOC113129140 gene encoding proteoglycan 4 isoform X3: MDQQEGPVDFKALMAKFQDEELHLKQPKHKPVLREKPKVVSPPQSPSHYLPAGARPSLLSSINQSLDTKTMTVPRVVFKDEKESKMPLIQPNSKGKGKSEEKLKVGKDKSRNGSKEKLDASLGWKQKKENSKDKKLPLVLPIVQNESTAELVPATPPPKATTPKKKGFLGLKKSTKRDSMEVLADPILDTPSLDLSGQAPLIPVPPDFGDSPSEPEISIPKALLPNSLSSQSSVIVESIPTSVIPASPNVTLPPAFIPSTPTPKVPTPENEPPLKIETPALPISRPANQNEINLNTPSTDPTHPTTHAISSPLPVAYTRSPPPPEPEVAAEAGIEAVNIAAVQKPPSPVIDPPSTLSSPKARGPISALSVLERVEDKSPGKKTSPADHRVFSALEKARRKTTSSLTNPTTPPSFTPPPEEFPIPQSPTHSFMEFPPIDYEDKARNTYPPKPAQVNGIDHYGITDEGPDAVPELLMVPPPPPKKLLNDPESLGPAQEKTARLPSINLNEFIPPPVIDDAPEILEANAPKFDDVASNAHSPQLLKAERGNGEYTGPDTVDGQNLPDFYNNGANTPGTAVHAAPAHGDEYQYKFFQEFPPPAGPIAEVGNGEYRNRDNIYEEISAASKKKGKTDGGKKRKGAPKNPYKEAAQETTEEKTKTGRFGKSDKKAIAEGPDDKELKKKEKQRLEKEKKELKEKKEKEKKEQKERGKRNEKKKENEMMKKFNITGQEDAIYQAKATVTTKGRKNDLPLRSGDVISIIRTNNCPKGKWLAKDSSNNYGYVAVDHVELDIKEMMEMGKKATISHKTTNQAYEGEVTSTGSRASNGYPLSTGSFTDDSEEWTGDEDDPLSPAPETVNPLAPVGHNRTISMPDMGNKDLSISHQHSRSDIHTDGAHIQARHEALQKLATFFRSPKPVEPAASTEPQTSPVHVQEAAVHPPQASSTQEMDFDHPDMLILPPPDLYADLTME; encoded by the exons ATGGATCAG CAGGAGGGCCCAGTAGATTTTAAGGCCCTGATGGCCAAGTTCCAGGATGAAGAGCTCCACTTGAAGCAACCCAAGCACAAACCTGTTCTACGAGAGAAACCAAAGGTAGTCTCTCCACCCCAGAGCCCCTCTCATTACCTCCCTGCAGGAGCACGCCCCTCCCTGCTATCCTCCATCAACCAGAGCTTGGATACAAAGACAATGACAGTCCCTAGAGTGGTCTTCAAGGATGAGAAGGAGAGCAAAATGCCTCTGATCCAGCCTAACTCAAAAGGAAAAGGCAAGAGTGAAGAGAAGCTGAAAGTGGGTAAGGACAAGTCAAGAAATGGAAGCAAAGAGAAACTTGATGCTTCTTTAGGCTggaagcagaagaaagaaaacagtaagGACAAGAAGCTCCCACTGGTGCTCCCTATAGTACAGAATGAGAGCACAGCAGAGCTTGTACCAGCCACACCTCCACCTAAAGCCACAACACCAAAGAAGAAAGGCTTCCTAGGTCTCAAGAAGTCAACAAAAAGAGATTCGATGGAGGTCCTAGCTGATCCCATCCTAGACACCCCCAGTTTAGATCTTTCTGGACAAGCTCCACTTATCCCAGTACCTCCTGACTTTGGTGATTCACCATCAGAGCCTGAAATCTCCATACCAAAGGCTCTTCTACCTAACAGCCTTTCATCTCAGTCCAGTGTTATTGTGGAAAGTATCCCGACCTCAGTTATCCCTGCCTCTCCCAACGTCACCCTACCTCCTGCCTTTATTCCCAGTACCCCCACTCCAAAAGTACCAACACCAGAAAATGAACCCCCACTTAAGATAGAAACTCCTGCCTTGCCCATTTCCAGACCTGCCAACCAAAATGAAATCAATCTGAATACACCCAGCACTGACCCAACCCATCCAACCACTCATGCCATCTCCAGTCCTCTCCCAGTGGCTTACACACgatctccaccacctcctgagccTGAGGTTGCAGCTGAGGCTGGTATAGAGGCTGTGAACATAGCTGCAGTGCAGAAACCCCCTTCTCCAGTCATAGACCCTCCATCTACTCTATCGTCTCCCAAAGCTCGGGGCCCGATCTCAGCACTGTCAGTTCTTGAGAGGGTCGAGGACAAGTCTCCAGGGAAGAAGACTTCTCCAGCTGACCACAGGGTTTTCAGTGCTTTGGAGAAGGCACGCAGGAAGACGACCAG CTCATTGACAAACCCCACCACACCTCCCTCCTTCACCCCTCCACCTGAAGAATTTCCCATTCCTCAGAGCCCCACCCACTCTTTCATGGAGTTCCCACCGATTGATTATGAAGATAAGGCAAGAAACACATACCCACCGAAACCAGCACAAGTTAACGGCATCGACCACT ACGGCATCACTGACGAGGGACCTGATGCTGTCCCAGAGCTGTTGATGGttccacctcctccacccaaAAAACTCCTCAATGACCCAGAGTCTTTGGGTCCTGCTCAGGAGAAGACTGCCAGACTTCCCTCAATCAATCTGAATGAATTCATCCCTCCTCCTGTGATAGATGATG CTCCTGAGATCTTAGAGGCTAATGCCCCTAAGTTTGATGATGTGGCTTCAAATGCTCACTCTCCACAGCTGCTCAAGGCGGAGCGGGGGAATGGCGAGTACACTGGTCCAGATACAGTAGATGGACAGAACCTTCCAGACTTTTACAACAATGGGGCAAACACTCCAGGAACAGCTGTCCATGCAGCACCAGCTCATGGAGATGAATACCAGTATAAATTCTTCCAAGAATTTCCCCCGCCAGCAGG GCCTATAGCTGAAGTTGGCAATGGTGAATATCGGAACAGAGATAACATCTATGAGGAGATCAGCGCTGCCtcaaagaagaaaggaaagaccGATGGCGGCAAGAAACGCAAAGGGGCACCAAAGA ATCCATATAAAGAAGCAGCACAGGAAACA ACTGAAGAGAAAACCAAGACAGGCAGGTTTGGCAA GAGTGACAAAAAGGCCATCGCAGAAGGGCCAGATGACAAAGAGctcaaaaagaaagagaagcagcgcctggaaaaggagaagaaggagctaaaggagaaaaaggaaaaagagaagaaagaacagaaagagagaggaaagagaaatgagaaaaagaaggagaatgAGATGATGAAGAAATTCAAT ATCACAGGGCAGGAAGATGCCATATACCAGGCAAAGGCAACTGTAACTACAAAAGGACGAAAGAACGATCTTCCGCTCCGGAGTGGAGACGTCATCAGTATCATAAGAACAAACAACTGTCCCAAGGGCAAATGGCTGGCCAAggacagcagcaacaact ATGGGTATGTTGCAGTGGACCATGTGGAGTTGGACATTAAGGAGATGATGGAGATGGGGAAAAAGGCTACAATCTCCCATAAGACCACCAACCAGGCTTATGAGGGAGAGGTTACCAGCACAGGGAGCAG ggCCTCAAACGGCTATCCACTGTCCACAGGAAGTT TCACAGATGACAGTGAGGAGTGGACTGGTGATGAAGATgaccctctctctcctgccccTGAAACTGTTAATCCACTGGCTCCTGT GGGTCATAACAGGACAATCTCCATGCCAGACATGG GAAACAAAGATCTTAGCATAAGTCACCAGCACAGCCGCAGTGACATCCATACAGATGGTGCCCACATCCA AGCAAGACATGAAGCACTTCAGAAGTTGGCAACATTTTTCCGTTCACCCAAACCTGTAGAGCCAGCTGCCAG TACTGAACCACAGACAA GTCCTGTGCATGTGCAGGAAGCAGCAGTTCACCC GCCTCAAGCTAGTTCAACGCAGGAAATGGATTTTGATCATCCTGATATGCTCATTTTACCTCCTCCCGACTTGTATGCCGACCTGACCATGGAGTAA
- the LOC113129140 gene encoding proteoglycan 4 isoform X2, with product MDQEGPVDFKALMAKFQDEELHLKQPKHKPVLREKPKVVSPPQSPSHYLPAGARPSLLSSINQSLDTKTMTVPRVVFKDEKESKMPLIQPNSKGKGKSEEKLKVGKDKSRNGSKEKLDASLGWKQKKENSKDKKLPLVLPIVQNESTAELVPATPPPKATTPKKKGFLGLKKSTKRDSMEVLADPILDTPSLDLSGQAPLIPVPPDFGDSPSEPEISIPKALLPNSLSSQSSVIVESIPTSVIPASPNVTLPPAFIPSTPTPKVPTPENEPPLKIETPALPISRPANQNEINLNTPSTDPTHPTTHAISSPLPVAYTRSPPPPEPEVAAEAGIEAVNIAAVQKPPSPVIDPPSTLSSPKARGPISALSVLERVEDKSPGKKTSPADHRVFSALEKARRKTTSSLTNPTTPPSFTPPPEEFPIPQSPTHSFMEFPPIDYEDKARNTYPPKPAQVNGIDHYGITDEGPDAVPELLMVPPPPPKKLLNDPESLGPAQEKTARLPSINLNEFIPPPVIDDAPEILEANAPKFDDVASNAHSPQLLKAERGNGEYTGPDTVDGQNLPDFYNNGANTPGTAVHAAPAHGDEYQYKFFQEFPPPAGPIAEVGNGEYRNRDNIYEEISAASKKKGKTDGGKKRKGAPKNPYKEAAQETTEEKTKTGRFGKSDKKAIAEGPDDKELKKKEKQRLEKEKKELKEKKEKEKKEQKERGKRNEKKKENEMMKKFNITGQEDAIYQAKATVTTKGRKNDLPLRSGDVISIIRTNNCPKGKWLAKDSSNNYGYVAVDHVELDIKEMMEMGKKATISHKTTNQAYEGEVTSTGSRASNGYPLSTGSFTDDSEEWTGDEDDPLSPAPETVNPLAPVGHNRTISMPDMGNKDLSISHQHSRSDIHTDGAHIQARHEALQKLATFFRSPKPVEPAASSTEPQTSPVHVQEAAVHPPQASSTQEMDFDHPDMLILPPPDLYADLTME from the exons ATGGATCAG GAGGGCCCAGTAGATTTTAAGGCCCTGATGGCCAAGTTCCAGGATGAAGAGCTCCACTTGAAGCAACCCAAGCACAAACCTGTTCTACGAGAGAAACCAAAGGTAGTCTCTCCACCCCAGAGCCCCTCTCATTACCTCCCTGCAGGAGCACGCCCCTCCCTGCTATCCTCCATCAACCAGAGCTTGGATACAAAGACAATGACAGTCCCTAGAGTGGTCTTCAAGGATGAGAAGGAGAGCAAAATGCCTCTGATCCAGCCTAACTCAAAAGGAAAAGGCAAGAGTGAAGAGAAGCTGAAAGTGGGTAAGGACAAGTCAAGAAATGGAAGCAAAGAGAAACTTGATGCTTCTTTAGGCTggaagcagaagaaagaaaacagtaagGACAAGAAGCTCCCACTGGTGCTCCCTATAGTACAGAATGAGAGCACAGCAGAGCTTGTACCAGCCACACCTCCACCTAAAGCCACAACACCAAAGAAGAAAGGCTTCCTAGGTCTCAAGAAGTCAACAAAAAGAGATTCGATGGAGGTCCTAGCTGATCCCATCCTAGACACCCCCAGTTTAGATCTTTCTGGACAAGCTCCACTTATCCCAGTACCTCCTGACTTTGGTGATTCACCATCAGAGCCTGAAATCTCCATACCAAAGGCTCTTCTACCTAACAGCCTTTCATCTCAGTCCAGTGTTATTGTGGAAAGTATCCCGACCTCAGTTATCCCTGCCTCTCCCAACGTCACCCTACCTCCTGCCTTTATTCCCAGTACCCCCACTCCAAAAGTACCAACACCAGAAAATGAACCCCCACTTAAGATAGAAACTCCTGCCTTGCCCATTTCCAGACCTGCCAACCAAAATGAAATCAATCTGAATACACCCAGCACTGACCCAACCCATCCAACCACTCATGCCATCTCCAGTCCTCTCCCAGTGGCTTACACACgatctccaccacctcctgagccTGAGGTTGCAGCTGAGGCTGGTATAGAGGCTGTGAACATAGCTGCAGTGCAGAAACCCCCTTCTCCAGTCATAGACCCTCCATCTACTCTATCGTCTCCCAAAGCTCGGGGCCCGATCTCAGCACTGTCAGTTCTTGAGAGGGTCGAGGACAAGTCTCCAGGGAAGAAGACTTCTCCAGCTGACCACAGGGTTTTCAGTGCTTTGGAGAAGGCACGCAGGAAGACGACCAG CTCATTGACAAACCCCACCACACCTCCCTCCTTCACCCCTCCACCTGAAGAATTTCCCATTCCTCAGAGCCCCACCCACTCTTTCATGGAGTTCCCACCGATTGATTATGAAGATAAGGCAAGAAACACATACCCACCGAAACCAGCACAAGTTAACGGCATCGACCACT ACGGCATCACTGACGAGGGACCTGATGCTGTCCCAGAGCTGTTGATGGttccacctcctccacccaaAAAACTCCTCAATGACCCAGAGTCTTTGGGTCCTGCTCAGGAGAAGACTGCCAGACTTCCCTCAATCAATCTGAATGAATTCATCCCTCCTCCTGTGATAGATGATG CTCCTGAGATCTTAGAGGCTAATGCCCCTAAGTTTGATGATGTGGCTTCAAATGCTCACTCTCCACAGCTGCTCAAGGCGGAGCGGGGGAATGGCGAGTACACTGGTCCAGATACAGTAGATGGACAGAACCTTCCAGACTTTTACAACAATGGGGCAAACACTCCAGGAACAGCTGTCCATGCAGCACCAGCTCATGGAGATGAATACCAGTATAAATTCTTCCAAGAATTTCCCCCGCCAGCAGG GCCTATAGCTGAAGTTGGCAATGGTGAATATCGGAACAGAGATAACATCTATGAGGAGATCAGCGCTGCCtcaaagaagaaaggaaagaccGATGGCGGCAAGAAACGCAAAGGGGCACCAAAGA ATCCATATAAAGAAGCAGCACAGGAAACA ACTGAAGAGAAAACCAAGACAGGCAGGTTTGGCAA GAGTGACAAAAAGGCCATCGCAGAAGGGCCAGATGACAAAGAGctcaaaaagaaagagaagcagcgcctggaaaaggagaagaaggagctaaaggagaaaaaggaaaaagagaagaaagaacagaaagagagaggaaagagaaatgagaaaaagaaggagaatgAGATGATGAAGAAATTCAAT ATCACAGGGCAGGAAGATGCCATATACCAGGCAAAGGCAACTGTAACTACAAAAGGACGAAAGAACGATCTTCCGCTCCGGAGTGGAGACGTCATCAGTATCATAAGAACAAACAACTGTCCCAAGGGCAAATGGCTGGCCAAggacagcagcaacaact ATGGGTATGTTGCAGTGGACCATGTGGAGTTGGACATTAAGGAGATGATGGAGATGGGGAAAAAGGCTACAATCTCCCATAAGACCACCAACCAGGCTTATGAGGGAGAGGTTACCAGCACAGGGAGCAG ggCCTCAAACGGCTATCCACTGTCCACAGGAAGTT TCACAGATGACAGTGAGGAGTGGACTGGTGATGAAGATgaccctctctctcctgccccTGAAACTGTTAATCCACTGGCTCCTGT GGGTCATAACAGGACAATCTCCATGCCAGACATGG GAAACAAAGATCTTAGCATAAGTCACCAGCACAGCCGCAGTGACATCCATACAGATGGTGCCCACATCCA AGCAAGACATGAAGCACTTCAGAAGTTGGCAACATTTTTCCGTTCACCCAAACCTGTAGAGCCAGCTGCCAG cagTACTGAACCACAGACAA GTCCTGTGCATGTGCAGGAAGCAGCAGTTCACCC GCCTCAAGCTAGTTCAACGCAGGAAATGGATTTTGATCATCCTGATATGCTCATTTTACCTCCTCCCGACTTGTATGCCGACCTGACCATGGAGTAA